tctctctctctctctctctctctctctctctctttctctttctttctttctttctttctgtctttctttctttctttctgtctttctttctggaATCTGCAGTAGTGGGAAACAGTGCCACTGAACGCCATACCAccgttgttattgtttttgttgcagAGCTGAGGAGCATCGTGcagaatggtaaaaaaaaatactgtacATATTGTGCTCTTCTATAAGACAGTGTtcattgtttgttgtttttgttgtttttttatcgCAGATGTGGCTGTTTCACCATTTTGAAATCCAGCTTTAAGTTGTTATGTTCTAAGTCCTAAGGTCTTACTGACCTAAGGGTCGATATGTTATAACCATATAGCCTGTTAGACCCTTGGGTCTTCGTGAACGGTTGAATCATTGCCATAACAAAGCCAATTGTTATTTCCCTGGGGAGTATTTACAGGACATTGATATCTAGCTCCTGTTTTTTCCCTTGGATGGTCTTTCAGTGTTATTTCCCTTCTCCATCCGTGAATGTGGGTGTCCATGTACTGTGTTGTTTCCCTTCTCCACACGTGGATGTGGGTGTCCATGTACTGTGAGTCGTTTTCCCGTGGAGGTTCTTTCTGTGTTATTTCCCTTCTCCATCCGTGAATGTGGGTGTCCATGTACTGTGAGTCGTTTTCCCGTGGAGGTTCTTTCTGTGTGTTCCACTCACTGTGGCTGCGTCCAGTGTTGTTCCCCTTCTCCACACGTGGATGTGGGTGTCCATGTACTGTGTTGTTTCCCTTCTCCACACGTGGATGTGGGTGTCCATGTCCTGTGTTGTTTCCCTTCTCCACACGTGGATGTGGGTGTCCATGTACTGTGTTGTTTCCCTTCTCCACACGTGGATGTGGGTGTCCATGTACTGTGTTGTTTCCCTTCTCCACACGTGGGTGTGGGTGTCCATGTACTGTGTTGTTTCCCTTCTCCACACGTGGATGTGGGTTTCCATGTACTGTGTTGTTTCCCTTCTCCACACTTTGATGTATTCTATAGTCTGTTCTCATCCTGTTTTCTATTCTGTTCCATCAGGCTCAGCTGGCCCTGTCGTCTCCCTCTGGATCTGGGGTGGGTCTGGGGCTATGGTGCCCCAGCGGAAGGACTGGATGTCATGGTGGTGCACCGGGGAGAGGTATGGAGATTACTAGGAGAGAGGGTTCACAGGGGAaatggatggggacaggggagtggagagagagatggctggaGCCGAGCCTGGGGAAAAGGCTGGGACCGAGCCTGGGTCGAGGCCTGCAGAGAGAGTTTGGAAGCTGGCTGTTCACCCTGCCTTTcctgctccttctcctcctccccccggtGTTCCCCCAGTGTCCTGACAGCTGCCACTGTGTGTGGGAGAGCAACATGGTGCTGTGTACGGATGCTGGGCTCCGTGAGTTCCCCCAGGGCCTTCCTCTGGACACCGTCACACTACACCTGGAGAGAAACTACATCCGCTCGCTCCCTGAGGGAGCCTTCAGGCAAGGAAGATAACAGTTGTGTTTTAATATGATTTTTTATTTACCCTGCATGCTGTTATTGTCTTTTATTAATTCATTAATTTATTCATTACAATTCAAATCTGGCTCCCAGTTTGTCTTTAGTTCTGGGTAATTATGATGTTTCTGACACTTCCTCTTGTCATATACCTTCAGGGAGCTGACCCACCTGAGGGAGCTGTATCTCTCCCACAACCACATCAACACCCTCTCCTCCGGGGCCCTGCGACACCTGAGCTCAGAGCTCCGTCTCCTGGACCTCTCCCACAACCTGTTACGCCAGGCCAGCCGGGACGAGTTTGGTTCCACGCGGGCCAAGACGCGCCTCTACAACAACCCGTGGCACTGCGACTGTACCCTGCAGGAGCTGATGGAGACGTTAAATCTAGAGCCGGAGACTGTCAACGGGATCATGTGTGAGAGCTCTGTGAGGAGCTCCGGGGAGGGGAGTCGCTGGGAGGATCCAGGAGGGGCAGCAGAGCACTCCGGTCAACCCCTGGTTAAGCTGCTTAACTCTGGGGTAAACTTCTGTCGTCTCCAGAGGAAGACAACGGATGTAGCCATGCTGGTGACCATGTTCGTGTGGTTCTTCATGGTCATTGTTTATGTGGTCTACTACGTGAGACAGAACCAGGCTGAGACCAGAAGACATCTGGAGTATCTGAAAAGTTTGCCCAGTCCGAGGAAAACACTCACGGAGACAGACACAATAAGCACTGGTCTCTGAACTATTTATTTATAGCCCTCGTTTAACAAGGTAAGTTATTGAGAAGACATTATTTTTAACAAAAACAACC
This is a stretch of genomic DNA from Oncorhynchus mykiss isolate Arlee chromosome 7, USDA_OmykA_1.1, whole genome shotgun sequence. It encodes these proteins:
- the LOC110529044 gene encoding leucine-rich repeat-containing protein 3-like yields the protein MVVHRGECPDSCHCVWESNMVLCTDAGLREFPQGLPLDTVTLHLERNYIRSLPEGAFRELTHLRELYLSHNHINTLSSGALRHLSSELRLLDLSHNLLRQASRDEFGSTRAKTRLYNNPWHCDCTLQELMETLNLEPETVNGIMCESSVRSSGEGSRWEDPGGAAEHSGQPLVKLLNSGVNFCRLQRKTTDVAMLVTMFVWFFMVIVYVVYYVRQNQAETRRHLEYLKSLPSPRKTLTETDTISTGL